One segment of Pyrococcus sp. ST04 DNA contains the following:
- the aroC gene encoding chorismate synthase: MKGRILSFTLFGESHGKGVGVLIEGIPPGIRVNVQEIKKELERRKGIQRFSTKRKEPDEPMIISGIFRGYTTGTPIAVVVWNKDVDSSYYEEIKNTPRPGHADYPAKLKYFGFNDYRGGGYFSGRLTVGIVIAGYFAKKILEKYGIKVKAYIKRIGRVEAREVEISEIFSSPNPYCPDEEAFQKMLEEMESVRKAGDSIGGVVEVVAINVPPGLGGPHDEDIEADLASAFFRIPAVKGVEFGLGFKFAEKRGSEVNDPFVIKDGKVVTETNNHGGILGGITTGMPIVARIAFKPTPSIYLPQRTVDLEKMKEVEIKLRGRFDSCIVPKALPVVEAMMSFVLADHLLIRKSWESFMDM; this comes from the coding sequence ATGAAGGGAAGGATACTAAGCTTCACGCTCTTTGGGGAAAGCCATGGTAAGGGTGTTGGGGTTTTAATTGAGGGCATCCCCCCCGGAATTAGGGTCAATGTTCAAGAGATCAAGAAAGAGCTGGAGAGGAGAAAAGGCATTCAGAGATTCTCAACGAAGAGAAAGGAACCAGATGAGCCGATGATAATTTCTGGGATTTTTAGGGGTTACACAACTGGGACGCCAATTGCAGTCGTTGTATGGAATAAGGATGTTGATTCCTCATATTATGAGGAGATAAAGAACACTCCGAGGCCAGGTCATGCCGATTATCCTGCTAAACTCAAGTACTTTGGCTTCAACGACTATAGGGGTGGGGGGTACTTTTCGGGAAGACTCACGGTGGGCATCGTTATAGCTGGATACTTTGCTAAGAAGATCCTCGAGAAGTATGGGATAAAGGTAAAGGCTTACATAAAAAGGATAGGGAGAGTGGAAGCTAGGGAGGTAGAGATTTCTGAAATATTCTCATCTCCTAACCCTTACTGTCCGGATGAGGAAGCCTTTCAAAAGATGCTTGAAGAAATGGAAAGTGTCAGAAAGGCTGGAGACAGTATCGGTGGGGTCGTTGAAGTTGTTGCAATCAACGTTCCTCCGGGTTTAGGGGGTCCTCACGATGAAGACATAGAAGCCGATTTGGCATCGGCATTCTTCAGGATACCTGCCGTTAAGGGCGTTGAGTTTGGCTTGGGCTTTAAATTTGCTGAAAAAAGAGGAAGTGAAGTTAACGATCCATTTGTTATAAAAGACGGTAAGGTCGTCACTGAAACTAATAATCATGGGGGAATATTGGGAGGAATAACGACTGGAATGCCGATAGTTGCTAGAATCGCCTTCAAACCTACCCCCTCAATTTATCTTCCCCAGAGGACTGTAGACCTTGAGAAAATGAAGGAGGTTGAAATAAAGCTTAGAGGTAGGTTTGACTCATGCATAGTTCCAAAAGCCCTGCCAGTAGTTGAAGCTATGATGTCATTTGTCTTGGCAGATCATCTTCTCATTAGGAAATCTTGGGAAAGTTTTATGGACATGTGA
- a CDS encoding DUF257 family protein, protein MKIRSFLEDIKQGIVLIEYFPPDHPEKVLYELLTYFKDKNIRPLLIDIRDTLHVFLQQLKLQGIDIDAEGYPTIKEGGKVKIGKIIGSINVFEDFEHHLGKYLQLCRDVPDEIKKVTIVLGINKFLDQINQNYSIVERYFEVIGRRHLEDYDRLVFIFINVAASSQYFLKSFEEYSDYVVRVTKGGEFILQKIPGGET, encoded by the coding sequence ATGAAGATAAGGAGTTTTTTAGAAGATATAAAGCAGGGAATAGTACTTATAGAATATTTTCCCCCAGATCATCCAGAGAAAGTGCTGTATGAGCTTCTAACATACTTCAAAGATAAAAACATTCGCCCATTGCTGATAGACATTAGGGATACTTTGCACGTATTCCTACAACAACTGAAGCTCCAAGGGATAGACATCGATGCAGAGGGTTACCCAACAATAAAAGAGGGAGGAAAAGTAAAGATAGGAAAGATCATTGGAAGTATTAACGTGTTTGAGGATTTTGAACATCATCTAGGAAAATATTTACAATTATGCAGGGATGTACCGGATGAGATAAAGAAAGTTACAATAGTTCTTGGCATAAACAAGTTCCTTGACCAAATAAACCAAAATTATAGCATTGTAGAGAGATACTTTGAAGTTATAGGAAGAAGACACCTCGAAGATTACGATAGACTAGTCTTTATCTTCATAAATGTGGCTGCATCTTCCCAGTATTTCTTGAAGTCATTTGAAGAATATTCAGACTACGTCGTTAGAGTAACTAAGGGAGGAGAATTTATACTTCAAAAGATTCCGGGGGGAGAAACATGA
- a CDS encoding S8 family serine peptidase, whose product MDKKVATMLLVFALVLSVFPPATMALSQETTLNFKKSNGTYNVQAQISKILKDSTNEENIRVIIATKKEGDTKTYEEIAKLGKILPISRPEFKFIVAIIPKDKLQKLKEISGIEAVWKDRKIYLPKPQEDTININPKEAPKMFISDYTTGAYYAWTVYGVLGDNVTVAVLDTGVDVANPFLQVTLDGKPKIIDVHDSTDEGLVELTKVEYNSTLGGFKVGNTTYLVPQVTECTNVTYYFGYLPERYFDINFNGNITDEFPVAIGTCDGNVVFASLDIDQDNNLTESEYIIHGVYRDTLDYIVTPENLSIALADFSPINSTNAEAHFFWDGHGHGTHVSGTIAGVGLPTDPLFNGTYGIAPNAQIMGVRVLVSAGYGYASWIIAGMLYAAVGPDGIPGTGDEADVINMSLGGWLDYNDGTDNPEDFFVNYITEKFGVVFAIAAGNEGPALNTGGSPGTADFAITVGAYAEGIRWEVFYDIPGVQNGMAYFSSRGPRMDGMLDPDISAPGRLIFSSLPIWRPRRYGIWSGTSMATPHVAGAAALLISYAKSHNLNYDPFKIKQALMLSATKTEGLSYADEGFGFLNIPGAIQILENLSNEKSVIIYAGVPVTTFKTPLGTPWIPANKLNSYMVVEYGLPYLYRGIYLRNEHPASVPVEVYSLNYNGTLKVYTTADWIKPSVTELNVSTSKPSSFTVSIDYTKLQKPGLYEAIIYIDDPSTTYIEGYVPVTILIPEKPENGEVKFVGEYDTKSMRVNRYFFEIPEDVSKVEVSVTTNSHNDICFQLVPPQGTQMLRYIGYDCFGLRNRTITFNNPTPGTWELVVFGEPQWTDKEKITYEFDIKLYGIMAEPNVIRVDLQPGEEKTVEVKVTNKYSTFLGKTFTTDNVEKITMVLNSGNWTYFGFPDTSDILYLEAGTIPLDSLEELWIEMGTDLNSDYPMFRVARGGVVDAILPKAPAYVYAEGYYGEWVFYLLTIRKGDKESSMLTVSPTDLAYFFPGESRTLKLKVKAGEKEGTYFGAIGIEDQFGNVLGVIPVIIQVGMPELEVKLVQPESLEVGEEGNFTLWILDKATSEPITGKLLKVIINGVEYYTNDGKVEFSYTPTKLDDKIAVDVISEEYQDFHGTFNINVKEPVTTYVTQPQTKIVEGTNVKITKETKVSDGLEITVEGETGTTATLMIMLPENAKVTGVEAEVGHVLSWWVDKGDKATYLFVEVKFSSPVVLKVRYYIPRPVSIESLNMLSYAYYNIYLEKYKEILKKAKEVGVSDDVLKQAEALYSQALEYYQKVLELTGGDIIGHLRDIRMLPFLRQAYVSLRKATELLEEAIAEAQGGSE is encoded by the coding sequence ATGGATAAAAAAGTTGCAACAATGCTTTTGGTATTTGCTCTAGTGCTTTCAGTATTCCCACCAGCCACAATGGCTCTCTCTCAAGAGACCACTTTGAACTTCAAGAAATCAAATGGAACATATAACGTCCAGGCTCAGATATCAAAGATCCTCAAAGATAGTACTAATGAAGAAAACATCAGGGTGATAATAGCAACTAAAAAAGAAGGAGATACAAAAACTTATGAAGAGATAGCCAAATTAGGAAAGATACTACCAATTAGCAGGCCAGAATTCAAATTTATAGTCGCTATAATCCCCAAAGACAAACTTCAGAAGTTAAAAGAAATTTCAGGAATAGAAGCCGTGTGGAAAGATAGGAAGATATACTTGCCCAAACCACAAGAAGATACGATAAACATTAATCCCAAAGAAGCTCCGAAAATGTTTATCAGCGACTATACCACCGGAGCATATTATGCATGGACAGTCTATGGCGTTCTTGGAGACAATGTTACTGTTGCAGTCCTCGATACGGGAGTTGATGTTGCGAACCCATTCCTCCAAGTAACGTTAGATGGAAAGCCAAAGATAATTGATGTTCATGATAGCACAGACGAGGGACTTGTTGAGTTAACAAAAGTGGAGTATAATTCAACTCTTGGTGGATTTAAAGTTGGGAACACAACATATCTCGTGCCCCAAGTAACGGAATGTACAAACGTCACGTACTACTTCGGATACCTACCAGAGAGATATTTTGACATAAACTTCAACGGGAACATTACAGATGAATTCCCAGTGGCGATAGGAACCTGCGATGGTAACGTTGTCTTTGCATCTCTGGATATAGACCAGGATAACAACCTTACAGAAAGTGAGTACATAATTCATGGAGTCTATAGAGATACCCTCGACTACATAGTTACCCCGGAGAACCTCTCAATAGCTTTAGCAGACTTCTCTCCAATAAATTCAACGAATGCAGAGGCACACTTCTTCTGGGATGGACATGGTCACGGAACTCACGTCTCCGGAACAATAGCGGGAGTTGGCCTTCCAACGGATCCACTATTCAACGGAACCTATGGAATAGCACCAAACGCCCAGATAATGGGAGTTAGGGTCTTAGTGTCTGCAGGGTATGGATATGCCAGCTGGATAATAGCGGGAATGCTATATGCTGCAGTAGGTCCAGATGGAATCCCAGGTACCGGAGATGAAGCAGATGTCATCAACATGAGCCTTGGAGGATGGCTAGATTACAATGATGGAACTGATAATCCAGAAGACTTCTTTGTAAACTATATAACAGAGAAATTCGGAGTTGTGTTTGCAATAGCTGCAGGAAACGAGGGTCCAGCCCTTAATACTGGAGGATCCCCCGGAACAGCCGACTTCGCAATTACCGTCGGAGCATATGCTGAGGGAATAAGATGGGAGGTATTCTATGACATCCCAGGAGTACAAAATGGCATGGCATACTTCTCCTCAAGAGGTCCTAGGATGGATGGAATGCTCGACCCCGACATATCAGCACCTGGAAGATTAATATTCTCATCCCTACCAATATGGAGGCCAAGAAGGTATGGAATTTGGAGTGGTACCTCAATGGCAACACCGCATGTTGCAGGAGCAGCAGCATTGCTGATTAGCTATGCCAAGTCTCACAACCTTAATTATGATCCATTCAAGATAAAGCAGGCACTAATGTTATCAGCAACCAAGACAGAAGGGCTTAGCTATGCCGACGAGGGATTCGGATTCCTCAACATACCGGGAGCAATCCAGATCCTTGAGAACTTAAGCAACGAGAAGTCAGTTATCATATACGCCGGAGTTCCCGTTACAACATTCAAGACTCCTCTAGGAACTCCATGGATTCCAGCCAATAAGCTTAACTCCTACATGGTAGTTGAATATGGATTGCCTTACCTGTACAGAGGTATCTACCTGAGGAATGAGCACCCTGCCTCTGTACCAGTAGAAGTTTATAGCCTCAACTACAATGGCACTCTTAAGGTTTACACCACGGCAGACTGGATTAAACCCTCAGTAACTGAACTTAATGTATCTACATCAAAACCATCTTCCTTCACTGTAAGCATTGATTATACTAAACTCCAGAAACCAGGGTTGTACGAAGCGATTATTTACATCGATGATCCATCTACTACATACATTGAAGGATATGTGCCAGTAACAATACTCATTCCAGAGAAACCAGAAAACGGAGAAGTGAAGTTTGTAGGGGAGTATGATACAAAGTCAATGAGGGTTAACAGGTACTTCTTTGAGATCCCTGAAGACGTAAGTAAAGTAGAAGTGAGTGTTACAACTAACTCACACAATGACATTTGCTTCCAGCTAGTACCACCACAAGGAACCCAGATGCTAAGATACATTGGATATGATTGCTTTGGATTGAGAAATAGAACAATAACATTCAACAATCCAACGCCAGGAACCTGGGAGCTTGTAGTATTTGGAGAGCCACAATGGACAGACAAGGAAAAGATAACATATGAATTTGACATTAAGCTCTATGGAATAATGGCAGAGCCAAACGTCATAAGGGTTGACCTACAGCCTGGAGAGGAAAAAACTGTTGAAGTAAAAGTCACAAACAAATACTCAACATTCCTCGGTAAGACATTCACAACAGATAACGTAGAGAAGATCACAATGGTACTAAATTCAGGGAACTGGACATATTTCGGGTTCCCAGATACATCAGACATCCTATACTTAGAAGCAGGGACAATTCCACTTGACTCCCTAGAAGAACTATGGATTGAGATGGGCACAGACCTAAATTCAGATTATCCAATGTTCAGAGTCGCAAGGGGAGGAGTTGTTGACGCTATTCTCCCTAAGGCCCCAGCATATGTCTACGCAGAAGGATATTATGGAGAATGGGTGTTCTACCTCCTCACAATAAGGAAAGGAGACAAGGAATCATCAATGCTCACAGTATCACCAACTGACTTAGCATACTTCTTCCCAGGGGAATCAAGGACGCTCAAGCTCAAAGTGAAGGCTGGTGAAAAAGAAGGAACATACTTTGGAGCGATAGGGATAGAGGATCAATTTGGAAATGTCCTAGGAGTAATCCCAGTTATAATCCAGGTAGGCATGCCAGAGCTTGAAGTGAAGCTAGTACAACCAGAAAGCCTTGAAGTGGGTGAAGAAGGTAACTTCACGCTATGGATACTAGACAAGGCAACATCAGAGCCAATAACTGGGAAGCTACTCAAAGTCATAATAAACGGAGTCGAATATTATACCAATGATGGAAAGGTAGAGTTCTCATACACCCCAACCAAGCTGGATGATAAGATAGCTGTGGATGTAATCTCAGAAGAGTACCAAGACTTCCATGGAACATTCAATATAAATGTAAAAGAACCAGTAACAACTTATGTAACCCAGCCACAAACTAAGATCGTTGAGGGAACAAACGTCAAGATAACTAAGGAAACAAAGGTATCTGATGGACTAGAAATTACAGTGGAGGGCGAAACAGGTACTACGGCAACTCTCATGATCATGCTTCCAGAGAATGCCAAAGTTACAGGAGTTGAAGCAGAAGTTGGACACGTACTCAGCTGGTGGGTAGACAAGGGAGACAAGGCCACATACCTATTCGTTGAGGTCAAGTTCTCATCACCAGTAGTTCTTAAGGTAAGGTACTATATCCCAAGACCCGTGTCAATAGAATCATTGAACATGCTAAGCTATGCATACTACAACATTTATCTCGAAAAATACAAGGAGATCTTGAAGAAAGCCAAAGAAGTTGGAGTAAGTGACGATGTCCTTAAACAAGCAGAAGCCCTATACAGCCAAGCTCTTGAATATTATCAGAAAGTCTTAGAGCTCACGGGAGGGGACATAATAGGACACCTCAGAGACATAAGGATGCTACCATTCCTAAGACAAGCATACGTATCATTGAGAAAAGCAACAGAGTTACTAGAAGAAGCTATAGCAGAAGCACAAGGAGGCTCTGAGTAG
- a CDS encoding DUF257 family protein, whose product MNISEILNSINPGEIVLIEHTSLSPYPIVFSEVLKNSKNTLIIDFLDSSLYVIRWLKFAGYEIPEKLKRIKIGGTSKWGNVIAEIDPYKDPLVLVTKFITEIMKVYKENPNTTTIVLNHEKLLGLYNYDQYLVLEVLSIPTSLIGNPLRRAFVFMNYELTEPKYLALFEEVATRVIRIGNKGEVKIIKSIRPEEEDIVFKLQLL is encoded by the coding sequence ATGAATATTTCAGAAATATTAAATTCAATAAATCCTGGGGAAATTGTTCTAATAGAGCACACTTCCCTCTCACCCTATCCTATAGTATTCTCAGAGGTTCTCAAGAATAGCAAAAATACATTGATAATTGATTTTCTTGACTCAAGCCTCTACGTTATAAGATGGCTCAAATTTGCTGGTTATGAGATCCCAGAGAAATTAAAAAGAATCAAGATAGGTGGAACGTCAAAATGGGGAAATGTAATAGCAGAGATAGACCCGTACAAAGATCCACTTGTTCTAGTGACGAAGTTCATAACCGAAATTATGAAGGTATACAAGGAGAACCCGAATACCACAACGATAGTCCTAAATCATGAGAAGTTACTTGGTTTGTACAACTATGACCAGTACCTTGTCCTGGAAGTTCTCTCTATCCCCACAAGCCTAATTGGGAATCCTCTTAGAAGAGCATTCGTGTTTATGAATTATGAACTTACAGAACCAAAATATCTGGCCCTCTTTGAAGAAGTGGCAACGAGAGTTATAAGAATCGGAAATAAAGGAGAAGTAAAGATTATAAAATCGATAAGACCTGAAGAAGAGGACATAGTCTTCAAGCTCCAATTGTTGTAG
- a CDS encoding pyridoxal phosphate-dependent aminotransferase — protein MFNVYELFNKINELKPRIRLDVGQPDIPVAEEIISAAIESLRNRETGYVSTAGIPELREKIAEVEGVEPEEVIVGPGAKILIAAEIAMAEKIAVISPYWNAYLLMASQFGKDVTIIETTLENAWVPEVDGADADLLIINYPNNPTGRVLSREELRSILEVAEDKGMKVLSDEIYAEISFKEFTPARDLYDNVVTIKGFSKLYSMTGFRLGYAISSKDEIRRIRKFIESTVTCVPPFVQKAGVKALELRDKLIRTVTKEYERRAKLASKILRGLEFYEPEGAFYLFLKVPTDGLAFVERILNRGVSAFPGIAFGNYSNFIRISLTSDRLEEGLKIIREEVECALQ, from the coding sequence ATGTTCAACGTTTATGAACTTTTCAACAAGATCAATGAATTAAAGCCGAGGATAAGGCTTGACGTTGGGCAACCTGATATTCCAGTTGCAGAGGAAATTATTAGTGCAGCGATAGAATCTCTCCGAAATAGGGAGACGGGATATGTGAGTACTGCAGGAATCCCTGAGCTCAGAGAGAAAATAGCAGAAGTTGAGGGAGTAGAACCAGAAGAAGTTATTGTGGGGCCAGGAGCTAAAATACTCATAGCTGCAGAAATAGCTATGGCGGAAAAGATAGCGGTAATCTCCCCGTATTGGAATGCCTACCTACTCATGGCCAGTCAATTTGGGAAAGATGTAACAATAATAGAAACAACACTAGAAAACGCATGGGTACCTGAAGTTGATGGGGCTGACGCTGACTTGCTGATAATCAACTATCCCAATAATCCAACTGGAAGGGTTCTGTCTAGAGAGGAGTTGAGAAGTATTCTTGAGGTTGCAGAGGATAAGGGAATGAAGGTTCTATCCGATGAAATATATGCTGAAATATCGTTCAAGGAATTTACCCCTGCTCGGGATCTCTATGACAACGTGGTTACAATAAAGGGATTCTCTAAGCTGTACTCGATGACAGGCTTTAGACTCGGCTATGCCATTAGTAGTAAGGATGAGATTAGGAGAATAAGGAAGTTCATTGAATCCACTGTAACTTGTGTTCCTCCTTTTGTTCAGAAGGCTGGAGTGAAGGCTCTCGAACTGAGAGATAAATTAATTAGGACTGTGACCAAGGAGTACGAGCGGAGAGCGAAGCTTGCTTCAAAGATTTTAAGGGGATTGGAGTTCTATGAACCTGAGGGAGCATTCTACTTATTCCTGAAAGTTCCTACTGACGGCTTAGCGTTTGTTGAGAGAATCTTGAATAGAGGAGTCTCTGCATTCCCTGGAATAGCCTTCGGAAACTACTCGAACTTCATTAGGATCTCACTTACAAGTGACAGGCTTGAGGAAGGGCTTAAAATTATTAGGGAGGAAGTAGAATGCGCATTGCAATAA
- the aroA gene encoding 3-phosphoshikimate 1-carboxyvinyltransferase, which translates to MLKIEPANNVEGKISAPPSKSYTHRAFFLALLAERESKIINPLISDDTLATINVIRGFGADFIDSIVIPPEKLRPNYFFVRESGTTARITVAISSLADGISIVEGRGRLKERPMEDLVKALSSMGVKVYGKTLPVKVYGGRGLSKHEVVVNASKSSQFVTALLLLGSRAGLKITALNPVSRPYIDMTLRTMKAFGVKFRVFENTFEIEPGVRGSKFRVPGDYSSAAFFLIAGALFGRVRVENLHSDDVQADMKIIEILRKVGAKVRVGKDYVEVEKGELRPFSVDCSNFPDLFPILSVLASYIPGRSIITGKQLRLKESDRVRAMAFNLSKVGVNVRELPNGLEINGGRPKGGRVETFGDHRIAMAMAILALGSEKGVVIPDPNVVNKSYPGFFEDLRRVSQ; encoded by the coding sequence ATGTTGAAAATTGAACCAGCGAATAATGTGGAGGGTAAAATAAGTGCACCTCCCTCGAAGAGTTACACGCATAGGGCTTTCTTTTTGGCATTACTAGCTGAAAGAGAAAGTAAGATAATAAATCCTCTGATCAGTGATGACACACTTGCTACAATCAATGTAATTAGGGGGTTTGGAGCAGATTTTATAGATTCTATTGTTATTCCTCCCGAGAAGCTCAGACCAAATTACTTCTTTGTCAGAGAATCAGGTACGACGGCTAGAATAACAGTGGCAATATCGTCACTTGCAGATGGCATAAGTATTGTGGAGGGGAGAGGCCGACTTAAGGAGAGGCCGATGGAGGACTTAGTTAAGGCATTATCTTCAATGGGGGTTAAAGTTTATGGAAAAACATTGCCTGTTAAAGTTTATGGGGGGAGAGGACTAAGCAAACATGAAGTTGTTGTTAATGCCTCAAAGTCATCACAGTTTGTAACGGCTCTCCTCCTACTGGGTTCAAGGGCTGGATTGAAAATCACAGCCCTAAATCCTGTCTCTAGGCCGTACATAGATATGACACTCAGAACAATGAAGGCGTTTGGTGTGAAGTTTAGGGTATTTGAGAATACATTCGAAATAGAGCCAGGAGTTAGGGGTTCAAAGTTTAGGGTTCCAGGGGATTACTCATCGGCGGCATTCTTTCTTATTGCAGGGGCTTTATTTGGGAGAGTTAGGGTTGAGAACCTTCATTCCGATGATGTGCAAGCTGACATGAAGATCATTGAAATTCTCAGGAAAGTTGGAGCGAAAGTTCGAGTAGGGAAAGATTATGTTGAGGTAGAAAAAGGCGAACTCAGACCTTTTTCAGTCGATTGCTCTAATTTTCCAGACTTATTTCCAATACTCTCTGTCCTAGCTTCTTATATTCCCGGAAGGAGCATTATAACTGGTAAACAGCTTAGGCTGAAGGAGAGTGATAGAGTTAGGGCAATGGCATTCAATCTCTCAAAAGTTGGAGTTAATGTCAGAGAGCTTCCCAATGGCCTTGAAATTAATGGTGGGAGACCAAAAGGAGGTAGAGTAGAAACATTTGGGGATCACAGGATAGCAATGGCAATGGCAATTCTAGCATTAGGATCTGAAAAGGGAGTTGTAATACCTGATCCCAATGTTGTAAATAAATCCTATCCTGGCTTTTTTGAGGATTTGAGGAGGGTGTCTCAATGA
- a CDS encoding prephenate dehydrogenase/arogenate dehydrogenase family protein: MRIAISGYGKMGKLFGKILKKKHDVKFYSSHVSLDFSSLKDAYEWADLMILATSIEKIKAQILELKEISSEVPKDIVIFDIASFKREIVPLYSGFPEEVKVASVHPMFGPGVNSFHGEKFLIVPVPGREMDGDVVKTIISEDFGGEVVVVDAETHDRMMGFVIGVPYAIGLAYLKLTHEFDLDKFGGTSHKLLKTYGLFVLNDSEEFIRHILGMSGSNVKYFCSLLNRIIAGDISFFNIEEDSRDIIEAYQKIYEIIKGEKKN, translated from the coding sequence ATGCGCATTGCAATAAGTGGCTATGGGAAAATGGGAAAACTATTTGGAAAAATTCTGAAGAAAAAGCATGATGTAAAGTTTTATTCTTCCCATGTTTCTTTAGATTTCTCATCCTTAAAAGATGCCTATGAGTGGGCCGATTTAATGATCCTTGCAACCTCAATAGAGAAAATTAAGGCTCAGATACTTGAACTTAAGGAAATAAGCTCCGAAGTTCCGAAGGATATCGTGATATTTGATATAGCGTCTTTCAAAAGAGAAATTGTTCCACTCTACTCCGGATTTCCTGAAGAAGTGAAGGTTGCTAGCGTACATCCGATGTTTGGGCCGGGTGTTAATTCGTTCCATGGAGAGAAGTTTCTAATTGTTCCTGTTCCAGGAAGGGAAATGGATGGGGATGTTGTTAAGACTATAATATCAGAAGACTTTGGAGGAGAAGTTGTTGTCGTTGATGCTGAAACTCATGATAGGATGATGGGTTTTGTAATTGGTGTTCCATATGCAATTGGCTTGGCATATTTGAAGCTCACTCATGAGTTCGATTTGGATAAATTTGGTGGAACTTCCCATAAGCTTCTCAAAACATATGGACTTTTTGTGCTGAATGACTCTGAAGAATTCATTAGGCACATATTGGGGATGTCAGGAAGTAATGTCAAATACTTTTGCTCTTTGCTTAATAGAATCATTGCTGGTGATATATCCTTTTTTAATATCGAAGAAGACTCGAGGGATATAATTGAGGCATACCAGAAGATATATGAGATAATTAAAGGAGAGAAAAAGAATTAG
- a CDS encoding chorismate mutase has translation MTKLKSLRREIDEIDRQIIALLEKRLDIARQIGEIKKNLGLPIEDKEREVEILSRAGRFREIFEKILEVSKDVQRL, from the coding sequence ATGACGAAGCTGAAATCATTGAGAAGAGAAATAGACGAAATAGATAGGCAGATAATAGCTCTTCTTGAAAAGAGATTGGACATTGCAAGGCAAATTGGGGAAATTAAGAAGAACTTGGGCCTTCCTATAGAGGATAAGGAAAGAGAAGTGGAGATTCTATCCCGGGCAGGTAGGTTTAGAGAAATCTTTGAAAAAATCCTGGAGGTAAGTAAGGATGTTCAACGTTTATGA
- the trpA gene encoding tryptophan synthase subunit alpha translates to MFKDHSIIPYLTAGDPTVDSTLEFLLAVDEFAGAIELGIPFSDPMADGKTIQESHFRALKNGFRLEDAFYIIREFRKHSETPLVIMTYYNPVYRTGIRKFVEKAKDAGADGMLIVDLPVTHAGEFLDIAREEGIKTVFLAAPNTPDERLKEIDKATTGFVYLISLYGTTGARDRIPETAFKLLRRAKKICKNKVAVGFGVSKREHVESLFEAGADGVVVGSALIEVINKLEPSHSKQTIFTELQMKMRELSGI, encoded by the coding sequence ATGTTTAAGGATCATTCCATAATCCCGTATTTAACGGCTGGAGACCCTACTGTAGATTCAACTTTAGAATTCCTCCTGGCAGTCGATGAGTTTGCTGGAGCAATAGAGCTTGGCATACCTTTTAGCGACCCGATGGCAGATGGAAAAACAATTCAGGAGTCACACTTCAGAGCCCTCAAAAACGGGTTTAGACTCGAAGACGCATTCTATATAATAAGAGAGTTCAGAAAGCACTCAGAAACTCCTCTTGTGATAATGACATACTACAATCCAGTATATAGAACGGGTATTAGGAAGTTCGTTGAGAAGGCTAAAGATGCCGGGGCAGACGGGATGCTCATAGTTGACCTCCCAGTCACCCACGCGGGAGAGTTTTTAGACATTGCGAGAGAAGAGGGAATTAAAACCGTCTTTCTTGCCGCTCCAAACACGCCAGACGAAAGGCTCAAAGAGATAGATAAAGCAACAACAGGATTCGTTTATCTAATATCCCTCTACGGAACCACTGGGGCCAGGGATAGAATACCAGAAACTGCTTTTAAGCTACTAAGAAGGGCCAAGAAGATCTGCAAAAATAAGGTGGCCGTAGGCTTCGGAGTTTCGAAGAGAGAACACGTAGAAAGCTTGTTTGAAGCAGGTGCAGATGGTGTTGTCGTGGGTAGTGCATTGATAGAAGTGATAAATAAATTGGAACCATCCCATAGCAAACAGACAATATTCACGGAATTACAGATGAAGATGAGAGAGCTCTCTGGAATCTAA